The DNA window aagagaactgcggtgagaaaaacagcatttttagCAACGTAtgtcccggcattgtatggcaacacgtccaatgttatataATTGCCTAtagtgttcgattggattcgttttttgacagctaaacgcgaatccaatcgattcaaaatggagtctccgcagttctctttctagagtttttctagtgtgTACATATTTAGACTCACCGTGGAAATGAGCgtgaacatgtgttgaataaaTATCTTTCTTTGTTCTCGGTGGACGATGTCGTGAACAATTGCAGTCGCGATCAACGATATCACGCTCAACTGACAGTTTACAATTTGTCGGAATGCAATCTGGCGAACGTTCACCGTGAACAGCGAAAACATTTGTATTCACCACTCCGCATCGATTCCGTCCATTATTGCGTTGACAGTTTCGATGAACAAGGAAAATATTCACTGCAAACCTATTTCattggaatatttaaaatgatcggggAATATGAATATTATTGCATCGATTCAATtaattgtgcatggattcgCCAAGTATATTAATGTATTATTATTTAGTTccattttcatcaatttctatgCGCCAATAAGTGAAACATCAAAAAACCAATTTGGTGCGCTTCAAGTTCACATTCATTTTCACCAAAGGTGTAAATAGGCATTAAGTAGATAAAAAGTCTACGCTAAGCGTCAACTTCTCATTTGCTGTCTTTCTTCATCGTTTCGATCCTAATTGAactttttcaagaaattaaaTCCATGATGAAAAATCGAGTGCTTTTAGTATCTTTTTCTCTTCTACATGGATTTGCTTCGTTTCATTGCAACATTGCATTGCAATTGTTTTCTAATTCAGTCACACTGTACATTGCACAGTCACACAGTACatgttcaaaaaaaatttaaattattgcaGTTGCTCACCTTCCTGATGATTACATATAAGGGAGCAGCATAAAATTAATACAAATACATATGTTAGCCGAATTTTACTTCAAGTTCCTTACAATTAACGCTATTGTTTGGAGAAAATCTTGTTCGCCATTTTGCAGTGTTTTCTTTCATTACAGTAGGTTTGAGGTAGTGTATTTAGTTGcacaatttattcatttcggcTAACAGCATTACTATATTTAATTACTGATTCAATAGAAATGTATTGCATAGAGTATTTTAGTACCACTTACTAGCTTACAATTGTTTCATACATCTACCAAAATTTTAAGTATCTAAAAAAGTCGATGCTTCCAGGCGTTGAGTTCCATGACAACAAGTCACCAAGTTGCTTCAGCACAGCCCGGTCAACTCACGCAACCAGGATCGAATCGTGAAAGTTTCAGTGGACCTAACACCGCACATCAAACGTACGATATacttaaattttaatttaattggcCGCTCATTAAACAAACACCATTTTTTATTGTGATTAACAGTTTTCCCCAGCCTTTACAAGTGCCCGGATCTACAAGCAATAGTCAACGGAGTTCATTCTCCGGAGCCTCGGGGACACCCCGTCAACCAAGTCCTGTTGGACAAACTCCACCGAATCCGTTTCTTTATGGCACCGATGTTGACTCGGTAGATGTAGCGACCCGCGTCGCTATGGTTCGGTTCTTCAACTCACAAAACACGCTAGCCAACTTTACGGAACATACGCGAACGCTTCGTTTATATCCCCGTCCGGTGGTGGCGTTCCAAATCAACAGCTTTCTACGTTCGCGACCAAGGGCTTCCAATTTCCTCAATAAATTTGCACGAACACAAGCCGTTGAGTGGTTAGCAGAATGGTCGTTAACTCCAACAAACGTAGCCTTCTTGAGGGTTCAAACAGGAGTGCTAGATCCAGGGCAGGTCGGCGATAAACCAAAATGGTACTCACACACTCTGACACCTATCAAATTTCCCGTATGGGATGATAACGGATCACTCAATGGTGCCCTCAAGAGTCTCCAGCAACATGAAAGTCAACCGACCGACGAAAGTGGATCTGATTCTGAGGCAGCAGAAAGCACCAGTTCTTCGTATTCTTCATTGAGTGACTTCGTTTCGGAGATGGTTTCCTCGGACCTTTCACCTAGCTTACACGATGTCTATGGAAACCAGCATCACGTGCACATAGCGCCCAAAACCATGTCATCGAATCTCGATCCGAAGCTGGTTTATCGACCGCCGAGTTCCTTGCGCTATCCGGAAGGTATGAAACCCATCAAACCCGAAACTGACGATGTCGATCGCCCGGATTCTCCGGCATCGAGCTCCTCGAGCCGTTCGGATCTCAGCAGTCCTAGCTTCAATCGAGATTCGGAGTTTGAATTCAATCCAAAGGCACGTAGTGAAGCACAGGTGATTGCTAAACCGGTAAAAGAGTCTCAAGGGAGCTTCGAAAATGAGTCGGATTCAAATTCGACAACCACGCCAAAAACTATAGTATCGAAAGAGAGTGGAGGATCGTTAGATACGGATCCGAAGAAAGGTAGGCTGGGAAAGATTCCTCCTCCATTATCCCCGAATCTTGCAAAACAGCACAGTGGAAGCAATATTCTAGCTAGAACTTCAAGTTCCGGTTCAACCGGATCGAGCAGTCATCCTCCCTCTCTGGGATCGGCTGGATCCCAGCGGCAAAGCTCACAAGGCTCTCTGTTTGAAGTATTGACCACGCAAGCGAAGGAGTTGGTTCGTGAAACTACACGGCAAAGTAGCCAGGACGGGTTATTGGCCCACGTAGACAAGGTAAGACAGCGTGGCCCACTCCAACAAGAAGCGTAGTAGTGAACTCCCTTTGTTTCATCTATTTGATGTATCTGTCTtacctgttaaaatacagattgatttttttttctttttcttttacatttttaccAAAACCATCCGGTCGATGTTGTCATTTACGTTTCGTATTGATTGTTTTATTACCCGAACCTGCCACGAACATAAACAACATCATTTCCGATAACAACTGTAACATCACACATGAACAATTTTAGATCAGGGAACAAGCCAAGGAGTTCAAAGAACAAGCCGGcgaagaaatgaaaattcttGCTCCTCTGGAACAGGTTTGTAAGGAGTTCGACGTTTTTTTTACCGTTTTTAGTTTGTAGACCGACCGACACATCATAATTTGAATATGTTTCAATGCATGAAATGTGTCCACTCAAGGTCCATTCTAGCAAAGGATAAACTAATATATATTCTTTCTCGATGTTTTAGCTTACTTTACAAGCAAAAAAGGCAGCAGAGGGAGCTTCAAAGCAGGCTCTGGAAGCATCCAAGCATGCCGCTGATGCAAGTAAAAATACCTTCGACGATTTGACCTACGTAGGAAAGTCTACACTGGATGATTTGACGAAAACCGCCAAAGAAGCTGCCACCAAGAAAGGTCTACTACATCAGACCGGTCCGCAGAGCTCCCAGCACCCGCAAAACGTATTACCATCAGGAAGTGCTATTGCAACCACAAATCAGTCCCTGTTTTCGTCGATTACTAGTGACTTTAACGGAATCGCCCAGTCTACATCGAGTATGTTCTCAGATTTATTCAGCACCAAACAGAACAAGCAGGCCGGTCAACAGTCAGGACAAGCGCGTACCACAACCGGGAATCAACCAACGAATCAGAACCAATCGCAGAACAAGATCAAAGACAAACTGTCCTTCGATCCGTTTCCCGGACGAAAGGGGCTGGTAGAGCGGACTCCGCTAATCAGGCACTCAGGACCCAAGCAAACACAGGAAGAGTTACAACGATTACAGAATGCAGAACGCTCCTCGAGTAATTCGGAGAATCAGGCATTCCTGAAAGATTTGGTCAACCAAGTACTCGCAGGCGAGGGCGTTGGATGGCTAAAATTGAATCGCTTGAAGAAATTGATGGAAGATGAATCTTACCGTACGTTGGTGCTtggcaaattgaataaaacgcTGGACCGAAAGATAGGGCCCGATGATCATATAGACGACGTGGTAAGTTTGTTTACAGGGAAGCTACGTGATACTGTACTTTTGAAAGCTACATGTTTGCAGTGTATTACGAAACCCGTTTATAAGGGGACGCTGAAGTGTTTGCTGGCGATCACTCACGGACTTGAGAATACcgtctcaaatttcggtcttgGCGGAATGGCATCCGTATTTCAGATGATGGAAATTGCTCACACTCACTATTGGAGTAAAGATTTGACGGATAATACGACCGATATATCCCAAAGTTTGTTCTCTAGTCGGGTATGAGTCCTATTCATGTTATTGCCTGCCTGATTTTAACTTTTTTCCCTCAAATAGTCTGTCAGCCCAATGGGAAGTCGGGAAAATCTTCGATCGCCACAAAGTCCTGCAGAACCGGCTGAGTGGAGCTCCACGGTAGGCTCCCGCAAAAACTCCTCCGTTCTGAATGAACCTGTGATATCGCGTCGACCATCCGAAAATGACAACGAGAACCAATCGACTACAGAGATATTCAAGGATATGCTGTCCCTGAAGCGCAATATTCTACTCAACAAGCTGACGTCTTTCGATTCAGAGGTGAGATAGTTTATCAGTTCCATGTGCCTTTCATTGCCTGCGTTACTTGTTGTTTGAGTTGCTACAACCAAAATTGAGCATTCCTTATTTATTAGTAGTTTGTTCAATGTCGTCACTAATATCGCCAAGCTAACTATCTCCTACTTCCGGCTAGTGTGTGATCTCCAGTTGTAAATGTGTGTTTTCTTGAATGTTTGTGTTTCTTGCTCTACAAAACCACCACCACTACTGAATGCTCCCGTATAGCCTGGTGGCGGAGTTCACGGATCATCCGGAGCACTGTCGGTAGCCAGTGATGTGCTGCCACAGCATCAGTCCGGGGGTTCGTTGATACCATCGATCTCTTGCCGATCGACTGTGTCCGATACGGAATATGAGAAAGTAAGTTTGCATTATTCCGCGTTCGTTTCTCTCGGTTCCCTCATTAGTCATTGAGCGCCGTAGCACTGGAGTAAAATGGAAGATTTATACTTATTTTTAGATTATTACTAAGCGATATAAAATTAGTGAACTAGCTTTTGTAACATAGTCTGTGTACATATATCTGTTTTTCGTGGACAAAATGGTAAATACGATCACTTTTTCATCTAGCATCCGAAGGGTTCCTCAACTTTCAAAGATGCTAAAAAGATGGCCGGAGGGCTGTTTTCGGGAAAGTCATCGTTGAGTGCAGGTTTCCGCTATACTGGTGGCAATCTGATTCCAACGTCAAACTCACCATCTCCCGATGCGCCGCGGGTGTACTTGTTCGAAGGTTTGCTTGGCCGGGAGCGATCTAACGTGTGGGATCAAATGCAGTTTTGGGAAGACGCATTCCTGGATGCAGTTAGCCAGGAACGGGACATGATCGGTATGGATCAGGGTCCCGGAGAAATGATGGAACGATATAAATCTCTCTCGGATTCCGAGCGTAAACGGTTAGAGCACGACGAGGACCGGCTACTGTCCACAATGCTGTACAACTTGACGGCCATTTTAGTCATGTTGAACTGCAACAAAGTGGAGATTAAACGGAAGATCCGACGGCTTCTAGGCAAAAGTCACATCGGGTTTATCTACGCACAGGAGGTGAATCTATTGCTGGAACAGATCAATAATCTGGTAAGTGCAGCGATATTTTTAGAAAGAGTTCATAGTTTCTAAAGAGCCAATCTCTTTGTTTCAAACAGCACGGTAATGATATCGATCTGAAACCACTTGGATCTCGCCTGTTGCACCGACAAAGTTTCACTGTTCATCAAGGGGTGGATGCAACTGGCCAGTTGCGCTTCATGGAAGTACGCGATGACGGTTTGGTTTTACGGTCGGTCAACGGAACCATTGTCGAACGTTGGTGGTTCGAGCGGTTAGTCAATATGACCTATTCGCCGAAAACACGAGTATTGTGTCTTTGGCGTAGAAATGGTGGCCAAACACAGCTGTATAAATACTACACCAGGAAGGTAATATATTCGCCTTAATTTGTTGTGGCAAATTTGATAATAAGAAATGATTTTTGTAGTGCAAGGAACTTTATACCGCTATCAAAGAGGCAATGGAACGAGGCGGTTGTACTGGTCAAGGCCCTGAACTAGGGGGTGAGTTCCCTGTGCAGGATTTGAACACAGGAGAGGGTGGACTGATGCAGATCTGTTTGGAAGGTGTAGGATTGTTGTTTGCTAACAGCAAGGTAAGATGGGCAGGATTAAATTTACTGTCTACACTTTTATTACATCTCTAAAAAGCTATAatcttattttatttatgattcTTCTCTACATCTTCTTCGTTATCGCTATTCTTATTTTATCTTTACGTATCTCCTCAGTGGTAAATGTGTCTAGTGATACTCAGATTGACAATGATTTATCTTTGAATTTATCGGTGTCTAACAAATTTCGTGACTAGACTAAACAAGGCAGTAGGCTAACAGcataatttcgaaattattttttcaaggTTTAGATAATCGTAGCGCAACAAGCACGCTAGTACCAGCGCACTATTAGCgttatgaaaacaagaaaactcaTAGAAAGAGAACAGCGGTGACTCCATTATGAATCTTTGAATCCAGCCAAACCGGAGCCATAcaaacatttttcgacaatcTTATGATTAAAGCGTAtgagccaactgtcaaaattaactTTGAGGGGActttccggacaaaccgttactcgtcaGTGTGacgaaagaaatttttttaaagccacgtaaatagaaaaagtgaaaaaatgttACTCGTCAATCACAGCTAttgatagtaaacaaaagagaaaagttgaaTTCTGTTAACTGTGTTCGGCCAATAACGGTTTGTAGGGAGTTTCGTCTTAAATTGAagtttgacagttggcttatacgCCCTAATTTATCGaggttaaggttcaactgagaacgcctAAATAAGCGAAAATGAAAAaggcagttttttctcacattgttggaaaaatctttatgaaaatgaatcactGTACTCGGGGTATTGGTAGAGTATTgctgattcattttcatgaagatttttccaacggagcgagaaaaaaatgcatttttttgttttccaagatggccgatTTTctaagctttctcagttgaatctTAACGATGCTCAATCTTTGAATAAAGATTTGCCATCTCAATACGTGAACCGACGTGAACCTGGGGCGACATTATGgatcgaatcgactttttcgtACAAGCTTGCGTACAATAAACCTTGCGTAATGACACCCCTGCTTGTTATTTACCATtgatctgtcagtgtcattcgaATCGAGCACGATGCATTTCAAAAGCATTCAACACGAGGAAAATCTCTTCGAATCCTTCTcgaacgagggccattgacaggtctcgcaCTCGATTGGAATTTCACTGAAAGATAAATGGTGAAAAAGATAAAGATGTCAAGTCTTTACCTAGAGATTTAGCGCCATTATTTATCGTAAAAACATTGGACATGTTGCCGTACAATGCCATTGAACACAATATTAAAAACATGTTACTCTCTTCGTTGTCTTCTTACTATTATCTTTTTATTTCTAATATAAAACTAGACAAACTTATCTGTAATTAACGCTGATTTCAGTTGAAATTCAGGTTAAAAATCAGCTGTCGATTTCGGTTCAATCAATTGTGGTATCTGAGCCAAAATTCTGACATAGTGCAGATGGATATTAAAATCAAAATCTAGCTGGTCCGGCTGGGAACACTTGCGATACCAGCTTAGTAGCAAACAGCTGTAATACAAATGAGCCGTACTGCATAGCAGCGATGACCACTTATCAAGAAGACTAGAAACTGTCCAGAGCTTTGAAACAGTAACAGCTACACCTCTTCCGGGTAAAACTGGTACTTTCTATAACGATATAATCACACATACCTACTTTTATAATCAGCTTGCTACCCTTGCACAATAGAGGCTCTGTAACCTCTGTTACTTGTTATTTGGGTGGGGTAAGGTAAGAGACGTCAGTCCTGTTAATATGTAGTCTACGATAAAAGTCAACATACGCTGTTTGAGGTTATGTGCGATGCAACGACAAATATTAtcgacatatttttttctttatttcgtTCTATGTAACTTAATAAAAATGAATTACCCTTCCATTTAACTACCCAAACTCTTAATCTTTTGCTGGGTCATGCGACAGAAACAATTATTATATTTTCGTCTTTCAATTAGCCCTCCGCAGACCATGTGGGTTTTTTTTATCGAAGGAGATTCTTCAAAAGAGACCACTACCGACTTTCCCGTAGTACTGTCGGATTGTTACTGCAGCTCTTTCTCCAGCAAGCCTACCTACCTGAACTCCTACCTATACCTTAACCTCCTGTATCTCCGTATCCGTTCGCTGAGTGGTTTTTTTTACTACCCACTTACAGCTTGTGTTACCGGTCCACCGGCGACTACCGTTCGAAACGTTGGAACCCatcgaaacgtgaaccgatccagagatACCGAAAACCTAACTCGAATCCCTTCTCAACCACCCTTACAGGATTTTTTAACCGACGTGAAACTGGTTGTTGGTGAAACTGGTGTCAACTTAGTGCTCATTTCTCTTATGCGCTTGAGCTCTGACAAAACTACTGTTACAGTCATTAACTCCCAACTGTCGTTGAGCCCATTGGCCCCCTTGCATATGCGGAGCCCTTTGGCTCCTTTACGTACGTTGAGTCAGCACGCCATCCACCCCTCGCTGCGTAACCGGTCGACCCAAGGACCATCGCCAACGTCGGAATTCGTCGAGACGGTCGTGAACTAGGCAGTCCACATACGACCGTCGCAGCGCAGGAACCCATCGGTACGTGAACAGATATGTAGGAGCCAACAAATCTGGCTCGCGTCCCTTCACGGCCACACTCGCAGAGTTTATAACCGACTGGAACTACCATATCGCCCATTACTTGGTAGTTGGTGTTGCCAGCTTGCTGTTCTATTTGCTACTTTCTCTGCAGTCCCGACCGTATTAGTGTCACTACTCCGCTGACAGCATTCCAGGTGCCCTCGTCTCGGAACATCTCTGCCATAATATTTTCTACGTTAAGCGAAGGTACCTCCCTTTGCACTGCGTAAAATCTAGGACACGCGAGGACCACATTCTCCAGTGTCACCTCGACACTCAGGACAAAAGGGTGACACAGCGTGTCCGAACCGATGTAGGTCCTGTTTAAAACAACTATGATCAGACAGGCACTGCGTCAAATACAGCCTGCTATTTATCCAGGTCGAGAGAACCAGTATGAGTATGTGAGTCCACATTCCTTTTTTCCGACGAGTCCCAATCATGCTGCCATTTGGCTGTCGAGTCTCCTCTCATAGTTTTCCGCATTGCTCTGGTCCGCTTCCGCTTTTAGCATTCGTTATTTAAGATGCTGCCGATAGGGATCATTCCAGCGATAACGCAGGCTGCTTCTGATGAGATAGTCCTGTACGCGCTCGCGAGCCGCATGGCCATGAGCCTGAACGATTCCGCTATGTCTCTTGTGCAATCCAGACCGGGTCTCCGTACCTCAGTATCGATGATTATACACTAGCCAGAAGACATCTCTTGCTACTGCTTGGCCAGAAGTTGTTCGGCATGATTCTGACTAAAGCGTTTATAGCTTTGGCCGCTTTCTCGCAGCCATAGTCACATGGGTGTTGAAGCTCAATCTATCATCTATCATTACCACCAGCTGCTTCAGTGCCCGCTTCGAGACTATGGTATGCTGTCCGGCAGTGATTTCTGCTCGCTGCAGCACCAATAGTACCTCCGTTTTGTGCTTCGCTTCCTTCAGTTTCCAATCCTGTCGATCGCCGCCATCGCCAACATTTCCACCTCTTTCGGCGTCTCTCCCAGTACCATTATTACGATGTCGTCCGCGAACCCGATGATCTCTAACACCCCTAGGCTGCGTCAGTACGCCGttatacatcccgttccaaagcgTTGGATCCAAGTTAGAGCCTTGTGGGACTCTTGCCGTAATCCTAATCGATTTTTACCCCCCGTTTGTCTCATAGGAAATAATTCCTTAGAATTCTGCATAGCTAGCTAGGGACTCTCATTTTGTGCAGTGATTCCACAAAGCTTGCGCTATTGAACGCGTTTTGACGTCTATCGTTATCACTCCACAGTATCGATTTCCTCTTCTTTTCTGCTTGCTTGCCATACTGGCTCTCTCGATCACTGTCCGAATGGCGTCCACCGTAGACTTGCCCTTCCGAAATCCTAACTGTTTTTTCGACAACCCGCTACCGCTTTCCGTAAATGTCCGTCAGCATCTTAAGGACAATCCTCTCTAAGAGTTTCCCGAGCGTATCCAGTAGGTATATACGACGATGGGTCCTTGGGGAGGTTACCTAGTTTAAGCGATAGCACTAACTTCTGTATCTTCCATTTGTCAGAAAAGTGGCCCTCGTCTAGAAGCTTTTGATACACTTTTCTGAACATATGTCTGGATTCCATCTGGTCCGGGCGCTTTCTTCACCTATAAAACCTTTGCCAATGCGACGAGGTCCTTGTTAGAGGAGATTAATATCACTTCAGCATTGTCCTGGTCTACCTCGCCATACGGTATACTGGTCCATATCATTGGATCGTACCCGGGAAAGAGTCCTTTTaagataattttcagtttatcaGGGCACATTTCCAAAGGCGTCATGGGCTCTCTGATCTTTGCCCCAGGGGTTGGCGTCAGCACCCTGGGACAAATCTTTAAAGCAAATCGATTTTCTTCGTTTTATCTCACGTTTCAATGCGGCCCTTACGACACGGAACACTATATTACGCTCCTTTCTGTCCTCTTTGGTGGTAGCTCTCTTGGCGTATCTTCTGGCTCGAAGGCAGCTTGCGCATAGGGCTCTCCTCGCTCCACCATTACGTACGCGCGGTCTGTTTATTGGCTCTAGTTTTCTTGGCATTATGGTGTCGCATGATCTTGCTAGCGTTTCTGTTAATTCTTCAACATCCATATCGGAGGAGCCGCTCGATGcctgaagtgcttccacaaagagGTCGTTATTATATGACTTCCACTTCCGTTCGCGAGCTCTCGCCCTTTTTATTGACGCTTGGTATCTTGGACCAAAACTGCACCAGATTGTTAGGTGGTCACTATGCGCGTAGTTTTCGCCAACTCTCCAGTTCATATGTTCGATGATGAATACCCGTTCATTTCTGCAGAAAGTTGTACTGGGGCCCTCATTGCATAGCATAACATCCGGTTTGGCTAGAGCTTCCAACAGGCtataccctcttgtgttggtatGTCTGCttccccactccactgcccaagcatCGAAATCTCCTCCAGTGACTACCGGTCTTTGTCCGACCAGCTCTTCAGTAAGCTCATCTCGAATGGAACAGCTCTACCGCCCATCTATGGGATGCATATCAGCTACAAAAATTTTGGCAATCACGAAGCCTCCGTTTGAGCCACTTTCAGTATGGGGTACTTCCCGGCACATGAATTGTTGTCATTCCTGTTCTATCTACCGCCCAGTTACCGTTGTTGATAGGGATTCGACACGGTTCCGCAATAATTGCAACATCGCATTTCGTTTCTGTTGTCGGCTGCCATAACAGTTGCAGTGCAGTGTCGCAACGATTCAAATTCAACTGGGCCACCTCCATCACTTCTGGCTCTTCATAGCCTTTTTGTGCGTTGGGCATATGAAGCCTTCCGTCATGTGGTCTGTCCAACCACATCGCATGCATGCACATTGGTTACTTCAAGCAGTCTCTTGAAAAGTGTCTCTTCTtcccacattttctgcacatatcagatctgtccgggcctttgcaattTTTCACCTAGTGACTAAAGCATCTCTCCATTtgtttggaaactctaggaacaTCCTTCAATGAATTCACTGACCACCAAACTTGATTCGGCCTTCTCCAACAGTTTAGTAGCTACGTGGAAAGCCCTATCGACACCGTCTGCGTACCGCCATACGCCTTCCTCATCCAGATTACCATTGGTGGACGTCCCAGTTCACATTGTTTTCTTCAGCGCACTTCTCAGCTCAGATCTCCTGTTGTTATCTCGTCCAGGTTCATCCACTCAATCACTGTCTCGTGGGCCAAGGCCCTTACGGTTGCCTCCTCGCCTAGCGACTTTTCAATGAGTGCCTTGAAGGCTACGCTCTTGATCGTCGGGTCATCCTTCAGTTGGAACCACGTGGGTTTATAGGTTGTAGGCTAGCTAGGATCTGTCCTAGTTTGCTGAGTATTATTCTTGTGATCTTTGTATCGACGATCAATCTTTGGAATTTCTGGCAAACAAGGTTTATAAACTGGCTTCCCAAAAGTCACGGCGGAAGTCTATTAACCTAAATCGGTTAAAGTCGTATTTGAATGTCAATATATCATGAAGGTGTTATTGttatgttatctcaatatcctctcggggtgttgatatattcgCTCATCGAGAAGTATCTTTTATTCCCTTAggagtgaagaatacttccTTATTGTCTATGTTCACTGCGTCGTTATTATTCCTATCTCTAACCTTACCACATCccaaatccttcccatcaggaaaatatTGAGAAGTCATTGATTTCATGGATGCTGAAATTGCTGCCGAGTAAGACTGTTCATAAAAGTTCATTCATTGtgcaattttaatattttttatactgTTCAGTAAACATCGTAATTCCCTGAAATGCAAATTGTAATATTTGTCAATTTTTCTTATATTATATCAGATCGAAGATCGCTTGCGAAATCATTTATCCATTGGCAAACTTCGTTACTTCCTCCCGAACATCAAACTTGAACTAAGCGGTGAAGGACAGTAACAccggaagctgccggaagtTCTTCTGCACTTTGCACGTATGCAGTTCTTCCCAGTCCTTGGCTCTATGAACGAAAGACCtagacagattcaactttttagcCACATTCCTGACTGCAGCATagggattccgcttaaacgctttcactacacacTCGtaatcctgatcactaatagaacaccCACAATGgccgcatttctccttccgttcgatgctcaaaGTTTGATAGcaacgtttaatcacacgactcaccgttgactgctcgattccgagttgtttgccgatgtcccg is part of the Topomyia yanbarensis strain Yona2022 chromosome 1, ASM3024719v1, whole genome shotgun sequence genome and encodes:
- the LOC131678967 gene encoding MAP kinase-activating death domain protein isoform X3, coding for MAEQQQRDSLCPRLIDYLAIVGARSVVASRPSNAAGVPGMQAAGPHSPPPVQIPELLRRYPPTDHADFPLPLDMVYFCQPEGCVSVGPRRTGTAVRDATSFVFMLTDKDSGKTRYGICVNFYRPMEKHVPGVGGGGNPAGGRKGHNSTFRRESWRKSMEKSSDSAFSSDYRSSNIGPSDSSDRDCPSRRDSDPPNTSYYGGPQQQIRLGVTGPSADSESGGSHSPSPRASRKRSKIRSQSLTTLCILSHHPFLSTFRECLYILKKLIDASNDASSPKRVGGSRQSGRDSVWNVLTSQVTDSTPSVVLHDVKEIETWILRLLSAPVPVPGSTRVEVEVLSPAIHQPLVFSLPDHTRFSFVDFPLHLPLELLGVETCLKVLTLILLEHKIIIQSRDYNALSMSVMALVKLIYPLEYMFPVIPLLPTCMGSAEQLLLAPTPFIIGLPATFLLYKRNFRLPDDVWLVDLDSNRLTPASGDAEQIPALPEPEGTVLKNHLKQALSSMTTSHQVASAQPGQLTQPGSNRESFSGPNTAHQTFPQPLQVPGSTSNSQRSSFSGASGTPRQPSPVGQTPPNPFLYGTDVDSVDVATRVAMVRFFNSQNTLANFTEHTRTLRLYPRPVVAFQINSFLRSRPRASNFLNKFARTQAVEWLAEWSLTPTNVAFLRVQTGVLDPGQVGDKPKWYSHTLTPIKFPVWDDNGSLNGALKSLQQHESQPTDESGSDSEAAESTSSSYSSLSDFVSEMVSSDLSPSLHDVYGNQHHVHIAPKTMSSNLDPKLVYRPPSSLRYPEGMKPIKPETDDVDRPDSPASSSSSRSDLSSPSFNRDSEFEFNPKARSEAQVIAKPVKESQGSFENESDSNSTTTPKTIVSKESGGSLDTDPKKGRLGKIPPPLSPNLAKQHSGSNILARTSSSGSTGSSSHPPSLGSAGSQRQSSQGSLFEVLTTQAKELVRETTRQSSQDGLLAHVDKIREQAKEFKEQAGEEMKILAPLEQLTLQAKKAAEGASKQALEASKHAADASKNTFDDLTYVGKSTLDDLTKTAKEAATKKGLLHQTGPQSSQHPQNVLPSGSAIATTNQSLFSSITSDFNGIAQSTSSMFSDLFSTKQNKQAGQQSGQARTTTGNQPTNQNQSQNKIKDKLSFDPFPGRKGLVERTPLIRHSGPKQTQEELQRLQNAERSSSNSENQAFLKDLVNQVLAGEGVGWLKLNRLKKLMEDESYRTLVLGKLNKTLDRKIGPDDHIDDVCITKPVYKGTLKCLLAITHGLENTVSNFGLGGMASVFQMMEIAHTHYWSKDLTDNTTDISQSLFSSRSVSPMGSRENLRSPQSPAEPAEWSSTVGSRKNSSVLNEPVISRRPSENDNENQSTTEIFKDMLSLKRNILLNKLTSFDSEPGGGVHGSSGALSVASDVLPQHQSGGSLIPSISCRSTVSDTEYEKHPKGSSTFKDAKKMAGGLFSGKSSLSAGFRYTGGNLIPTSNSPSPDAPRVYLFEGLLGRERSNVWDQMQFWEDAFLDAVSQERDMIGMDQGPGEMMERYKSLSDSERKRLEHDEDRLLSTMLYNLTAILVMLNCNKVEIKRKIRRLLGKSHIGFIYAQEVNLLLEQINNLHGNDIDLKPLGSRLLHRQSFTVHQGVDATGQLRFMEVRDDGLVLRSVNGTIVERWWFERLVNMTYSPKTRVLCLWRRNGGQTQLYKYYTRKCKELYTAIKEAMERGGCTGQGPELGGEFPVQDLNTGEGGLMQICLEGVGLLFANSKDFEFFIRLEHIKKCFTQKGGVFILEEYNPKTRQLIQRKFMSNLADDICYSVLCVFSYVAAGQEWQKKYPAIATSGPTGPSAQQVSTGTIAAASHQQQQVSHQPPPVAKLATQPVQPPTQSNQRVQQTHLPPQNSPKLQTIISKQVPSQQQQQQQQPQQSQPVQQLFQKVTPQAAQQQQQKVQSVEAPPVSPAPQLKNPPSLPARPVLAASTSSAGTSPNSSSSSSEPPKMKAPVLPSSSGGRLPQQTSLPNRGPPPAIPPRIGLGQRSGSVQIPSSSMASGPFRQLKRQASAASPNQSPPGAHLQQSYSQRADAKGTSNDFRRN